The following proteins come from a genomic window of Manduca sexta isolate Smith_Timp_Sample1 chromosome 6, JHU_Msex_v1.0, whole genome shotgun sequence:
- the LOC119193718 gene encoding another transcription unit protein → MAPIVRKSRADTDTGSDSDSGSSASRSKSPSPAPSGKEGSQSRSVSRSPAKSGSESPKSTRSRKSSNASNVSRSRSNSPAASNRSASSSPKSQASGSPKRRTSKSRSRSGSRRSRSGSASGRSRSGSAKSRSASPKSRDQSPKSGSQSPKSRSQSPKSRSQSPKSRSQSPKSRSQSPRSRSHSPKSGEAKRRSRSKSASASPKNRKSRSRSGSASSRSKSPVARQDVQDSRSNSPNLMIDDNQDKNESKSRSRSGSRQSRSKSRSKSKSRSRSRSKSSNVSEGDKKKRSVLSDSESDVGDKGGSKRKKGSDSGSDTSNKPKKKSKKLVDSDDDENQEKGDTVTADALFGDASDISTEDEGSDKRASRSRSRSRSAARSDDGRRSPDERKGSGDEEPREKPEEEEEVEIPETRIDVDMPKIWTELGKELHFVKLPNFLSVETRPYDPNTYEDEIDEEETLDEEGRARLKLKVENTIRWRTAFDKEGNAIKESNARMVKWSDGSMSLHLGSEIFDVYKQPLHGDHNHLFVRQGTGLQGQAVFRTKLSFRPHSTESFTHRKMTLSLADRSTKTSAIKILSQVGTDPDADRKYQLKKEEMELRAAMRSRVSARPKRRAGARAAQRGDDSEDEGGVSLQAIKNKYKQGQKASAGAAIYSSESDASDVETRRARRQDRAKALKDSDDEGSDDKAGGEATPARSGSASGSGSGSGSD, encoded by the exons ATGGCACCGATAGTGAGAAAATCGCGGGCAg ACACAGATACCGGTTCTGATTCGGACAGTGGGTCCAGTGCCAGCCGCAGTAAGAGTCCCAGCCCAGCACCCTCTGGTAAAGAGGGCAGTCAGTCTAG atcAGTGTCTCGCAGTCCGGCTAAGTCAGGCAGCGAATCTCCTAAATCAACCCGATCCAGAAAATCCTCCAATGCTTCTAATGTATCCCGCAGTAGGTCTAATTCACCCGCTGCTTCAAACAGATCCGCTTCATCCAGTCCTAAATCCCAAGCCTCGGGTAGCCCAAAGCGCAGAACCTCGAAGTCAAGGTCCAGAAGTGGCTCAAGGAGGTCCCGTTCTGGATCTGCTAGTGGCAGGTCGCGCTCTGGCAGTGCCAAGTCACGATCAGCGAGTCCTAAATCAAGAGATCAATCACCAAAGTCTGGTTCACAGTCACCCAAATCGAGGTCCCAAAGTCCTAAATCGAGATCGCAAAGCCCTAAATCACGGTCACAGAGTCCTAAATCGAGGTCCCAAAGTCCTAGATCTAGGTCGCACAGTCCAAAATCTGGTGAAGCTAAAAGGAGGTCTAGGTCTAAATCAGCCAGCGCTAGTCCTAAGAACAGAAAGTCCCGGTCTAGATCTGGGAGTGCTTCATCAAGATCTAAGAGTCCTGTTGCAAGGCAGGATGTTCAAGACAGCAGGTCTAATTCTCCGAACCTCATGATTGATGACAACCAAGACAAGAACGAATCTAAGAGTCGTTCAAG GTCTGGTTCAAGACAGTCCAGGTCAAAATCGCGCAGCAAGTCCAAAAGTCGTTCCAGATCACGATCAAAGAGCTCTAATGTGTCTGAAG GTGACAAGAAAAAGCGCTCTGTACTATCAGATTCAGAGAGCGATGTTGGCGATAAAGGTGGTTCGAAGCGCAAGAAGGGTTCGGACAGCGGCTCAGACACGAGCAACAAACCCAAAAAGAAGTCAAAGAAACTCGTAGACTCTGACGATGATGAGAACCAGGAGAAGGGAGATACTG TTACGGCGGATGCACTCTTCGGAGATGCTTCGGACATCAGCACAGAGGACGAGGGAAGCGACAAGCGCGCCTCCCGGTCTCGCTCGCGGTCGCGCAGCGCCGCGCGATCCGACGATGgacgccgttcgcctgacgaaCGGAAGGGCAGCGGGGATGAG GAGCCGCGTGAAAAGCccgaagaagaagaagaagtggAAATTCCGGAGACTCGTATCGACGTCGACATGCCCAAGATCTGGACCGAGCTAGGCAAGGAGTTGCATTTCGTGAAGCTGCCCAACTTCTTGTCTGTAGAGACCAGGCCTTACGACCCGAACACTTACGAAGATGAGATTGATGAAGAAGAAACTTTGGATGAAGAGGGTCGGGCTAG GTTAAAGTTGAAAGTAGAAAACACCATTCGATGGCGCACAGCGTTTGACAAAGAAGGCAACGCGATCAAGGAGTCGAACGCGCGGATGGTGAAATGGTCCGATGGTAGCATGTCGCTGCACCTCGGCTCCGAGATATTCGACGTTTACAAACAGCCTTTGCAC GGGGACCACAACCACCTGTTCGTGCGTCAAGGCACAGGTCTCCAAGGGCAAGCTGTGTTCCGAACGAAGCTGTCGTTCCGTCCACACTCGACCGAGTCGTTCACTCACCGCAAGATGACGCTGTCGCTCGCTGACCGGTCCACGAAGACCTCCGCTATCAAGATCCTGTCGCAGGTCGGCACGGATCCTGATGCGGATAGGAAGTACCAGCTCAAg aaAGAGGAGATGGAGTTGCGTGCGGCGATGCGGTCGCGCGTGTCCGCTCGACCCAAGCGACGCGCCGGCGCACGCGCGGCGCAGCGAGGCGACGACTCCGAAGACGAGGGCGGCGTCTCGCTGCAGGCCATCAAGAACAAGTACAAGCAAGGACAGAAAG CGTCAGCGGGTGCAGCCATATACTCGTCAGAATCGGACGCGTCTGACGTCGAAACGCGTCGTGCGCGGCGTCAGGACCGCGCTAAAGCGCTCAAGGATTCTGACGACGAAGGCAGCGATGACAAAGCAGGAGGCGAGGCCACGCCCGCCCGCAGCGGGAGTGCCAGCGGGAGCGGAAGCGGAAGCGGGAGCGATTGA